In Acidisarcina polymorpha, one DNA window encodes the following:
- a CDS encoding helix-turn-helix domain-containing protein produces the protein MAQLTQHVDDLSALTSASLGHTLLLHFFTTYPGKYNMVRRLTPRNQFNAHQRKLLKEFIADHLQGSIMLTELASVVQMTSHELLEAFRHAFGTTPAQYIIEQRLRRARAALLAGNKTIATVASESGFASHAHLTSTFSARFGMTPSQFRASKFTGKVLRTSRLQSQT, from the coding sequence TTGGCACAGCTGACGCAGCATGTCGACGATCTGTCCGCCTTGACATCTGCGAGCCTTGGTCATACGCTGTTGCTTCACTTCTTCACTACATATCCGGGAAAATACAATATGGTTCGGCGGCTGACCCCCCGCAATCAATTCAATGCTCATCAAAGAAAACTTCTCAAAGAATTCATTGCGGATCACCTGCAGGGATCCATCATGCTCACCGAGCTGGCCAGCGTAGTACAAATGACATCGCACGAGCTGCTCGAAGCCTTCCGCCACGCATTTGGCACGACTCCAGCCCAATACATTATTGAGCAGCGTCTCCGACGTGCACGTGCGGCATTGTTAGCAGGCAACAAGACTATTGCGACTGTTGCGTCAGAATCAGGCTTTGCGAGTCATGCGCATCTCACCAGTACGTTTTCCGCAAGGTTCGGAATGACCCCTTCTCAATTCCGAGCGTCGAAATTTACGGGAAAGGTTCTTCGCACATCTCGTCTTCAATCGCAGACGTAG
- a CDS encoding LssY C-terminal domain-containing protein codes for MLSSKHFLHTFTFLILWACTVGFAHSQSPVSAPANVDAAAAGGYLVPPRTVLQIRLTQNISSFGSKPGTPVSAILISPVEIDGKIVLPLESDLHGTLAAVGRVGVGFGSETASLDLKWETITVPGGQPQTINALVSELNNSRETVDLQGKIHGIRATATASKIISGFAISAASFDPMSQLFAASASVSAFRIPESEIILPAGTELHLTLHAPLNVSTVFPNPSPALSNPSQVTELTGIVRPLPFRTTTVSPVFESDLVSLLYIGQQDAIERAFAAAGWSASDSLNAQSSFGVMRSVIEDQGYKEGPVSTLLLDGKQPAATFSKSLDTFFKRDHLRIYAQTGTFDGEPLFSSTATHDSGIGIDKKNKRLIHLIDENIDQERSKVIDDLLLTGCVDGVSYLDRPWVPLDAKNATGDKLTTDGRIAIVRMNSCSSPVRADTPAAAAPMVQTKAPLTERVGRDFILYMRDDFLRGNIVYQGYAGTKMLINLRKKPEGPTDPLQPKVLNIAGEEYEVVSRPGASSSKGGLKDAGFSTPSYHLPGVERTYKTRLNFSVSGGYSRFGNSAFSTQNLVYNLDEPPPYGGPFNSANINQLHTGWNISVNSTLDSWKYISNEFGYSYNQAPLTITEVVTGNPLFNGASVVYFDGQVRQFTYNVLIHPTPNGKRFRPYVSIGPDFQLIRLSDSKPSKNAILKFTVKDVGIIVDAYNFGSKPPLEGGGIFQSGLQYGAGFKYQVTPRWFICSDFKETLSPQPNWWKKSLPDLETILGPGVLTVAPGTYQSAGPLRQQRFSAGFGVSF; via the coding sequence ATGTTGTCCTCGAAGCACTTTCTACATACCTTTACCTTCCTGATTCTCTGGGCTTGCACGGTGGGCTTCGCTCACTCGCAGAGTCCGGTTAGCGCCCCCGCCAATGTAGACGCTGCCGCGGCTGGAGGCTACTTAGTACCGCCAAGGACTGTGCTCCAGATTCGGCTCACCCAGAACATCTCCTCATTTGGCAGTAAGCCCGGAACTCCCGTCTCGGCGATCCTGATTTCTCCAGTCGAAATCGACGGAAAGATTGTCCTTCCTCTGGAATCCGACCTACATGGAACGTTGGCGGCAGTGGGTCGGGTGGGAGTCGGGTTCGGATCGGAGACTGCATCCCTCGATCTCAAGTGGGAGACCATCACCGTCCCGGGCGGCCAACCGCAGACAATCAATGCGCTCGTCTCGGAGCTGAACAATTCACGAGAGACCGTCGATCTGCAAGGCAAAATTCATGGCATTCGTGCGACGGCGACCGCCTCTAAGATCATTAGCGGCTTCGCTATCTCCGCCGCCAGCTTCGACCCGATGTCGCAGCTCTTTGCTGCATCCGCCAGCGTCAGCGCCTTCCGCATTCCGGAGTCCGAAATCATTCTCCCGGCCGGCACGGAACTCCACCTCACCTTGCATGCTCCGCTGAACGTTTCAACGGTTTTTCCCAATCCGTCACCCGCTCTGTCAAACCCATCGCAGGTGACCGAACTTACGGGCATAGTTCGTCCGCTGCCTTTTCGTACGACGACCGTTTCGCCCGTTTTCGAGTCGGATCTTGTCTCTCTGCTTTATATCGGTCAGCAGGATGCAATCGAGCGTGCATTCGCCGCCGCAGGATGGAGCGCCTCTGACTCTCTCAATGCACAGTCCAGTTTTGGCGTCATGCGGTCAGTCATAGAAGACCAAGGCTACAAAGAGGGCCCTGTCTCGACGCTACTTTTGGACGGCAAACAGCCCGCGGCGACTTTTTCGAAGTCTCTCGACACGTTTTTTAAACGCGACCATCTGCGGATCTATGCGCAGACAGGAACCTTTGACGGTGAGCCCCTCTTCTCCTCCACCGCGACGCACGACTCCGGTATAGGCATAGACAAGAAAAACAAGCGGCTGATTCATCTGATTGACGAAAACATCGACCAGGAAAGAAGTAAGGTCATCGATGACCTACTGCTAACCGGATGCGTTGATGGGGTCAGCTATCTGGACCGACCATGGGTTCCACTCGACGCAAAGAACGCAACCGGGGATAAGCTCACGACCGACGGCCGGATCGCGATTGTGCGCATGAACAGCTGCAGCTCCCCTGTCCGCGCCGACACACCAGCGGCAGCTGCACCCATGGTGCAAACCAAGGCCCCCTTGACCGAACGCGTTGGCCGGGATTTCATCCTCTATATGAGGGATGATTTCCTGCGCGGCAACATCGTTTACCAGGGCTACGCCGGAACGAAGATGCTGATTAATTTGCGTAAGAAACCCGAGGGACCGACCGACCCGCTGCAGCCTAAGGTTCTTAATATAGCGGGGGAAGAATATGAGGTCGTATCGAGACCTGGGGCAAGCTCGTCAAAAGGCGGCCTCAAAGACGCTGGCTTTTCGACTCCCTCCTATCACCTCCCCGGTGTTGAGCGAACCTATAAGACCCGGCTTAATTTCAGCGTCAGCGGTGGCTACTCTCGGTTCGGCAACTCCGCTTTCTCGACTCAGAACCTTGTGTATAACTTGGACGAACCGCCTCCCTACGGTGGTCCTTTCAACTCGGCGAATATCAACCAGCTTCACACCGGCTGGAACATCTCGGTGAATTCGACTCTGGACTCCTGGAAATACATCTCCAACGAGTTTGGCTACAGCTACAACCAGGCTCCATTAACCATCACCGAAGTGGTTACCGGCAATCCGCTCTTCAACGGCGCTAGCGTAGTTTATTTTGACGGCCAGGTGCGTCAGTTCACCTACAACGTGCTAATTCATCCAACTCCGAACGGAAAGCGCTTCCGCCCATACGTGTCTATCGGGCCGGACTTTCAGTTGATTCGCCTCTCGGATTCCAAGCCTTCTAAGAATGCCATCTTGAAGTTTACGGTGAAGGATGTAGGAATCATCGTCGACGCCTACAACTTCGGTTCAAAGCCACCGCTCGAGGGCGGTGGAATCTTCCAGTCCGGCCTTCAGTACGGAGCCGGTTTCAAGTATCAAGTCACGCCGCGATGGTTTATCTGCAGTGACTTCAAGGAGACGCTCTCGCCGCAGCCCAACTGGTGGAAGAAATCGCTGCCCGATCTCGAAACTATTCTTGGTCCTGGCGTCCTTACAGTTGCACCGGGTACATACCAAAGTGCGGGACCACTTCGACAACAGCGCTTTTCTGCTGGCTTTGGAGTTTCGTTTTGA
- a CDS encoding SDR family oxidoreductase yields MANQKLNGKVALVAGGAKNLGGLVSRELADLGAKVAVHYNSAATQTAADETIAYIEDSGSEAFSIRADLTKSGEIARVFDETINRFGGIDVAVNTTGMVIKKPIEDCTEKDYDNIFAINSKIAFFFMQAAGKKLNERGKIITIVTSLLAAYTDSYAIYPGSKAPIEHFTRAASKEFGVRGISVNSIGPGPMETPFFYGQETKESAAYNQNAAALSKYTKTGLTDLADIAPVVTFLATDGWWITGQTIFANGGYTTR; encoded by the coding sequence ATGGCTAATCAGAAATTGAATGGCAAAGTCGCCCTCGTCGCCGGAGGAGCTAAAAATCTTGGCGGTCTCGTGAGCAGGGAGCTGGCGGATTTAGGGGCAAAGGTAGCGGTTCACTACAACAGCGCAGCCACTCAAACAGCGGCTGACGAGACCATCGCCTATATCGAAGATTCTGGTAGTGAAGCTTTTTCGATTCGAGCCGATCTCACCAAGTCTGGCGAGATTGCCCGCGTTTTTGATGAAACGATAAATCGCTTCGGTGGAATTGACGTCGCCGTAAACACGACTGGAATGGTGATCAAGAAGCCGATTGAGGATTGCACAGAAAAAGACTATGACAATATCTTTGCGATTAATTCAAAAATCGCGTTTTTCTTTATGCAAGCTGCTGGCAAGAAATTGAATGAACGAGGAAAGATCATCACCATCGTGACCTCGTTGCTCGCTGCGTACACGGACTCCTACGCGATTTATCCAGGTAGCAAGGCACCGATCGAGCACTTCACCCGCGCCGCTTCGAAAGAATTTGGAGTACGAGGCATTTCTGTAAACTCGATTGGACCTGGGCCCATGGAGACTCCATTCTTCTACGGTCAAGAGACGAAGGAGTCAGCTGCCTACAATCAAAACGCCGCGGCGTTGAGCAAATACACGAAGACTGGCCTGACAGACCTTGCCGATATCGCGCCGGTCGTCACTTTTCTAGCTACGGACGGCTGGTGGATCACAGGCCAGACCATTTTTGCAAATGGTGGCTATACGACCAGATGA
- a CDS encoding lysozyme inhibitor LprI family protein: MFAFRNCKAVSVMLLWTAVGLTAQDASRLGQADARLNQIYQERVAQLRNDSSAVSALRDQERGWIKERDAKCNKDVSCLAQATTARVDELQQQIAQNGSQTNAGSPKTSSPIPRQLWGKWTIGKVLPTQNVSCWDQKQANALVGTTLKYRADSFAWNGKTISNSGSTTSTVQRKDFAADNSGSAGSVDFHQLGINSTTVQQIEIQHPDASVYDKSAECCAAVPGETVMLTGQNSLVFGVCGVYYRASRTAQGKS, from the coding sequence ATGTTCGCTTTTAGAAACTGCAAAGCCGTCTCAGTCATGCTTTTGTGGACTGCTGTCGGTCTCACAGCTCAGGACGCAAGTCGATTGGGCCAGGCGGATGCCCGACTTAACCAAATCTATCAGGAGCGGGTGGCTCAACTACGCAATGACTCCTCAGCAGTGAGTGCGTTGCGGGATCAAGAACGGGGTTGGATCAAGGAACGTGACGCGAAATGCAACAAGGATGTGAGCTGCCTGGCGCAAGCGACGACAGCTCGGGTCGATGAGCTTCAGCAACAGATCGCCCAGAACGGTTCTCAAACAAACGCAGGCTCTCCAAAGACGAGCTCACCAATCCCACGTCAACTCTGGGGGAAATGGACAATCGGCAAAGTCTTGCCGACGCAGAATGTGAGTTGCTGGGATCAAAAGCAGGCCAACGCTCTCGTTGGCACCACCTTGAAATACCGCGCAGACTCTTTCGCGTGGAATGGCAAGACGATCAGCAATTCGGGAAGCACGACGAGCACGGTGCAAAGGAAAGATTTTGCTGCTGACAACAGCGGAAGTGCCGGATCGGTAGACTTCCACCAACTGGGCATCAATTCAACGACTGTACAGCAAATCGAAATACAGCACCCTGATGCATCCGTGTATGACAAATCGGCTGAATGTTGTGCTGCCGTTCCGGGCGAGACGGTGATGCTTACGGGCCAAAACAGCCTCGTCTTTGGCGTCTGTGGCGTTTACTACCGCGCTTCTCGCACGGCTCAAGGCAAGAGTTGA
- a CDS encoding IS110 family transposase: MQIRSIGIDLGKTTFHLVALSDDGKVLLKKKFTQKQLITFTANLQTSLIGMEACSGAHFLSRALRAQGHDVKLIPAQFVKPFVKSNKNDFLDAEAIAEAVDRKNMRFVPIKTDDQLDLQALHRVRDRLIARKTAVINQIRAFLLERGVVFAKSPIRLRERMPDVLENADENITPRMRNLLSSLWEEWKELEQQLDLLNLEVEQIASSDEACRRLREIPGIGPLIATAIVAAIGNGAAFHKGREFAAWMGRVPRQHSTGGKAMLLGISKRGNQYLRKILIHGARSVVLNSKRDRVQMGQWMSALEARAPRNVLVVAVANKLARIAWAVLSSGNEYRAFPAPMAS; the protein is encoded by the coding sequence ATGCAGATTCGTTCGATTGGCATCGATCTTGGCAAAACGACCTTTCACCTGGTGGCACTGAGCGATGACGGCAAGGTGCTGCTCAAAAAGAAGTTTACGCAGAAGCAGCTGATTACCTTCACAGCCAACCTACAGACCTCTCTAATTGGGATGGAAGCATGCTCCGGCGCGCACTTCCTAAGCCGAGCATTGCGAGCGCAGGGCCACGATGTAAAGCTGATCCCAGCTCAGTTTGTAAAGCCATTCGTCAAGTCCAATAAGAACGACTTCCTCGATGCAGAAGCGATTGCTGAGGCGGTCGATCGCAAGAACATGCGTTTCGTTCCGATCAAAACAGATGATCAGCTTGATCTTCAGGCACTGCACCGTGTGCGGGATCGTCTCATAGCTCGAAAAACCGCTGTGATCAACCAAATACGGGCCTTTCTTCTGGAGCGTGGTGTGGTCTTCGCGAAGAGTCCGATTCGTCTACGCGAGCGGATGCCCGATGTGCTGGAGAATGCGGACGAGAATATCACCCCGCGCATGCGTAATCTGCTCTCTTCTCTGTGGGAGGAGTGGAAGGAACTGGAGCAGCAACTCGATCTGCTGAACCTTGAGGTAGAGCAAATTGCTTCAAGTGACGAAGCATGTCGGCGGCTACGAGAGATACCCGGCATCGGTCCGCTGATTGCAACCGCCATCGTTGCAGCGATCGGCAACGGTGCGGCCTTTCACAAAGGACGCGAGTTCGCAGCGTGGATGGGTCGGGTGCCAAGACAGCACTCAACCGGCGGTAAGGCAATGTTGCTTGGGATAAGTAAGCGCGGCAACCAGTACCTGCGGAAGATCCTGATCCACGGAGCACGCTCTGTCGTCCTGAATTCTAAGCGAGACCGCGTTCAGATGGGCCAATGGATGAGCGCGCTCGAGGCAAGGGCTCCAAGAAATGTCCTGGTTGTGGCCGTAGCGAACAAACTCGCCCGAATCGCGTGGGCTGTGTTGTCGAGCGGTAACGAGTATCGAGCATTCCCCGCACCGATGGCCTCATAA
- a CDS encoding TMEM175 family protein: MQGQELTNIVLPDAGLKRNTMSEKTPTPARLEAFSDGVIAVIITVMVLEIKVPHAEGFEGLRTLTPGLSVYLMSFGFTGIYWLNHQHIIRRTERADHSLQIANLGFLFCLSLLPLSTAYVVEKQLSGFAVSFYATSLLIVALSFMWVRLALHGILSGRDEVTDEDRRGLRNHVVSICLYFSSAVLAPFFPKLILCFIALLTFIWTLPNLSLTQVRQQRR; encoded by the coding sequence ATGCAGGGTCAGGAGCTGACGAACATCGTTCTGCCGGATGCCGGCCTGAAGCGGAACACTATGTCGGAGAAAACACCAACACCAGCGCGGTTGGAAGCATTTTCGGATGGTGTGATTGCAGTCATCATCACCGTCATGGTGCTGGAGATCAAGGTCCCCCATGCCGAGGGTTTCGAAGGCCTACGGACTCTCACACCTGGTCTGTCTGTGTACCTGATGTCATTTGGCTTCACCGGTATTTACTGGTTGAATCACCAGCACATCATCCGACGTACCGAGCGCGCTGACCACTCGCTGCAGATTGCCAACCTTGGATTCCTTTTCTGTTTATCGCTGCTACCGCTCAGCACCGCTTACGTCGTGGAAAAGCAACTGTCCGGTTTTGCTGTCTCGTTTTATGCTACCTCACTGCTCATCGTCGCGTTATCTTTCATGTGGGTTCGTCTCGCATTGCACGGGATATTGAGCGGTCGGGACGAGGTCACTGACGAAGACCGGAGAGGGCTACGAAATCACGTTGTCAGCATATGTTTGTACTTCAGTAGCGCCGTGTTGGCGCCCTTCTTTCCTAAACTAATCCTTTGCTTTATTGCTCTTTTAACGTTCATATGGACGCTGCCCAATCTTTCGCTGACTCAGGTAAGACAGCAACGACGCTAA
- a CDS encoding MFS transporter, whose amino-acid sequence MTAAFVGSLGGFVFGYDLGALSSSTQSLRGHFGLSSAAFGLTISISLWGTIFGSLLGGRAADRVRARNLIAWCAILYAVATFGISLPVSEEWICLLVMRFLCGTAIGGFTVGCPLYLSEAAPIGQRGRVVSMFQLEIGAGVLVAFCIGSSVAHLVPADIAWRWCLGMGSFPAVVLFFLLRLKTLEPINVPVQDVQTEASHVIYLGDAVRPSNRERLFQRRNTRSILLATSIAIFNQLSGVNILLLYMLDILASAGIGLFSGHTYSVLISCLSLVTTTLGMAFVDKLGRKPLLFIGAAGMALCLIGLGLAIPRHLAALWYLSIFAVYNAFFAFSQGTVVWVYLSELFPPGIRGAGQGYGSSVHWIANALLVLVYPIMQHASSVRTFYLFALMMALQIAVIWLWYPETRDTVLGAVASVQDRERSG is encoded by the coding sequence ATGACGGCTGCCTTCGTTGGTTCACTGGGTGGGTTTGTCTTCGGGTATGACCTCGGAGCACTGTCCTCTTCAACCCAGAGTCTCAGGGGTCATTTTGGCCTTTCTTCTGCCGCTTTTGGATTGACCATTTCGATTTCCTTATGGGGCACCATCTTCGGGTCGCTCCTCGGGGGGCGGGCTGCAGATAGGGTAAGAGCACGAAATTTGATTGCATGGTGCGCTATCCTCTACGCGGTTGCGACGTTCGGAATCAGTCTGCCGGTCTCTGAGGAGTGGATTTGTCTTCTCGTTATGAGATTCCTCTGCGGAACGGCTATAGGGGGTTTTACAGTTGGTTGCCCACTCTATCTTTCTGAAGCGGCTCCAATTGGTCAGCGCGGTCGAGTCGTCAGCATGTTCCAGCTTGAGATTGGGGCGGGAGTGTTGGTTGCCTTTTGCATCGGGTCATCGGTCGCACACTTAGTTCCTGCTGATATAGCGTGGAGGTGGTGTCTCGGAATGGGATCGTTCCCCGCCGTCGTTCTGTTCTTCTTGCTGCGTTTGAAGACGCTAGAACCAATCAATGTTCCAGTCCAGGACGTCCAAACTGAAGCTTCTCATGTCATTTATTTGGGAGACGCCGTCAGACCCTCAAATCGAGAAAGGTTGTTTCAGCGGAGAAACACACGTTCGATCCTGTTGGCAACGAGCATCGCCATCTTTAATCAACTCTCTGGTGTCAATATCCTCTTGCTGTACATGCTGGATATTCTCGCCAGTGCGGGCATTGGTTTGTTCTCGGGGCATACGTATTCAGTGCTGATTTCCTGCCTTAGCCTGGTAACAACCACGCTTGGTATGGCCTTTGTTGATAAATTGGGGCGCAAGCCGCTCTTGTTCATAGGAGCAGCTGGGATGGCCTTATGCCTCATCGGCCTGGGTCTTGCCATCCCGCGACATCTGGCGGCGTTGTGGTATCTCTCCATCTTTGCTGTATACAACGCCTTCTTCGCGTTTTCCCAGGGAACTGTGGTTTGGGTATATCTAAGTGAATTGTTTCCACCAGGAATACGCGGTGCTGGTCAAGGATACGGCTCCTCGGTGCATTGGATTGCTAACGCTCTTCTCGTTCTGGTCTACCCAATTATGCAACATGCCTCATCGGTGCGAACCTTCTACCTGTTTGCGTTGATGATGGCCCTTCAGATTGCGGTGATATGGCTGTGGTATCCGGAAACGCGGGATACT